The Polaromonas sp. SP1 DNA window CTGGCGTGCAACAGGCGCTGGTGAACGTTCACGACTTTCATGGGGACACTCCTTTAATTCAGTTCAAGCGGCCACGGCCATCCATGCGCCATGCTCCAGCGCGGCCCGCACCTTGGGCGCCACTGCCGGCTGGGGCTGGCTCACCCACCGCTGCGTGAGCGAGAGCGCCGGCGAAAACACCAGCGCCATCCACACATGAAACGGCATGGCCCGCATCTCGCCCGCTTCAACGCGTTGCGCAATCCATGTCGTCAGCGTGCCAAATGCCTCGGCATTCACGGCGTCCCGCTCGGCCTCATTGGGGCCATCGGCGCCGTTAGAGATATCGCCGCTGCGCCGTAGCGCATGCAGCAGCTGGGCACTTTGCGGGTTCTGCAGCACCCACTGGATGTAGGCGCGGATCAAACCCTTCACGCCTTTCTCAGCCGGCACGGCGCGGCCCGTGATGGGCGGCAGCAGGGCGGCATGAAAGCTGCGCAGGATGTGGGCATACAGCGCGTCGGCCAGTTGCGCCTTGGTCGGGAAGTGGTGGTACAGGCTGCCGTTGCTCACGCCCGCCTCCTGGCGCACCATGTCCATCGAGGCGGCGGTGAAGCCGTGGGCCAGAAACACCGTGGCCGCGGCGTCCAGCAGGCGTTCGCGCGTGCTGCCGGCGTTCTGTTTGGCGGGGGAGGGGGTGCTCATGACTAGAGTATTACTCTAGACCAATACTCTGTCAACTTTTCGGCGGCCGCAGCGCGATCGGCGGCCCAGGCCGCAGGAAACCTGCGCGCAAATTGGCGACAATACCCACCAGAAAGCGAGAAACCCATGCCACTGCAATTTGCGGACCGCCTCAACAATGTCGAAACCTCCGCGATTCGCGAACTCTTCAAACTGCTGGGCAAGCCCGGCATCGTCAGCTTTGCCGGCGGCTTTCCGGACCCGGCCATGTTTGATGTCGAAGGCATCAAGGAAGCCAGCAACAAGGCCCTGACAGAAGAGCCCGGCGGCGCACTGCAGTACGGCGCCACCGAAGGCTACGGCCCGCTGCGCGAGCAGCTCAGCGCCTTCATGGCCACCAAGGGCGCCAAAGACGTCGCCCCCGACCAGCTCATCGTCACCACCGGCAGCCAGCAGGCGCTGGATCTGCTCGGCAAGACCATGATCTCGCCCGGCGACAAAGTCATTGTTGAGGGCCCGACCTTCCTCGCCACCATCCAGTGCTTTCGCCTCTACGGCGCAGAACTCATCAGCGCACCGATTGATGCGCACGGCGTCAAGACCGACGAGCTCGAAAAACTCATCGCCCAGCACAAGCCCAAGTTTGTTTATCTGATCCCCACCTTCGGCAACCCCAGCGGCGCACTGCTGAGCCTCGAGCGCCGCAAGCAGGTGCTGGAGATGGCCGTCAAACACAACACCCTGATCGTTGAAGACGACCCCTACGGCGACCTCTACTTCGGCGAAGCGCCACCGCCCTCATTGCTGGCCCTGAGCGCCACCGTACCCGGCAGCCGTGAGCTGCTGGCACATTGCGGATCCCTCAGCAAGGTGCTGAGCCCCGGCCTGCGCGTGGGCTGGATGATCGCCCCCGCCGAGCTGCTGGCCAAAGCCACCATGTGCAAGCAGTTCAGCGACGCGCACACCAGCACCTTCGCCCAGGCCACCGCCGCCCAATACCTCAAAGCCGGCCGCATGCCCGACACACTCAAGCACGTGCGCAAGGTGTATGGCGAACGCGCCCTAGCCATGGGGGCCGCCCTCAAGCGCGAGCTGGGCGACGCGATTGCCTTCACCCAGCCGCAAGGCGGCCTGTTCTTCTGGGCCAGCCTCACCGGCGCCAACGGCAAAAGCAAAGATGCCGGCGACTTCGCCAAAAAGGCGATCGAGCAACTCGTGGCCTTTGTGCCCGGCGCGCCGTTTTATGCGGCCAATCCTGACCTGGCCACGTTGCGCTTGAGCTTTGCCACGGCCGATGTGGCGAAGATTGAAGAGGGCGTGGGGCGGTTGGGGCGCGCAATTTAGCGGGAGTCGAAGGATCTTCAGGGATGTCTTCTCAATTCGCTCTCAAGCTTCTTTACGGGGCGAATGCCGCTTTAGTTGCTCTCGCAGGGGTAATGTGCTTTGGAATTGTTTTTCTAGCAGGTGGGCATCTTCTATTAATGTCCGTCCCGTTAGGAATCGTTTTCTTTACTTGGGCCGCCATCAGCTTCAGCATAAAACTCAAAGCCGACAGTTTGCCGAAGGCTGTGGGAGTTGCTGTGGCCCCTTTGGTATTCGCCCCAGTTTGGTACACCCTGATCTACAAAATAATGGATACAAATTGCTCTGGTTGGAGCTGCTTCTGAGCTTCCTGGCCGCTTCCTCGCTTGACGATACCGGAGAGGGTGATTAGCCGGGAGGCCGCTTCTTGGTGGCTTGGATTGCCAAGGCAATGCTTCTACGATGGCTACGATAAGCTGGCGCGTTCGCAAACCATCAGCAACGCCGCCCCATCCGGCGTCTGCACTTCACCCACCGCACGAAACCCGGCCTTTTCATAACAACGGATCGCACGCGCGTTGCGCGGGTCCGGGTCGGTCTGGATGTGGGTGACTTGCGGGTCAGTGAACAGCTTCGCAACCCAGGCTTTCACCATCGCCGTGCCCAGGCCGCGGCCTAGCTGCGTGGCGTCAGCGATGGACTGGTCGATGCCGCGCACCCCGGGGTCGGTTTCATCCTCCCACCAGCCATCGCCCGAACCCATGGCCACATACGACTGGATGTAGCCGAAAGGCTGGCCGTCCAGCAACGCAATGTGCGGCTGTACCTGAGTAGGGTCCTGGATCCAGGGGCCGTATTCGGCTTCGACCTCCGCCAGGGTGGGCGCCGGCCCCCACCACTGCGTCCAGTGGGGCTGTGCCACCCATTCGTGCAGCATGGGCAGGTCGGTCATTTGCAGGGGCCGAAAGCTGAAGCGTTCAACCAGGCTGGTTTCTACATTCGTGTCATTCATGTTGCGGCAGTCTCCGGTGCGGCTGGCATGGTGTCTCCAAATTCAGGCAAGCTGCGATTTTGCACAGCGGGGCAGGGACGTACAGTATTCCAGTAGGGCGCGCACGGGTTTTACCTGCGCTGCCTACAATCCAAAAGAGCGCCGGCCTGTTGCCTGCGGCACCTTGATTCGGGCCTGTTCACCTTCATGACTTCCGCTGCCGCGCAAAGCGCCACCCATTCCAGCATTTCCCCGGCCACCCGCCGCTCCATCCTTCTTCTTTCCTTCGGCACCTTCTCCAGCATGTGCGCACAGCGCATCTGCGACGCCATGCTGCCCGAGCTGTCACGCGTGTTCGCCGTCAGCATCGCGCAGGCGGCGCAGGTTGTGTCGATATTCGCCATCACCTATGGCGCGTCACAACTCTTTTACGGCCCGCTGGGCGACAGGCTGGGCAAGTTCCGCGTCGTCACCTTTGCCACCTTCGGCTGCAGCGTCGGCAGCGTGCTGGCCGTGTTGTCCCAAAGCCTGGACATGCTGATTTTTGCCCGGCTGTTGATGGCGCTGGGCGCGGCCGCGCTGATCCCGCTGGCCATGGCCTGGGTGGGCGACAACGTGCCCGCTGACGAGTTGCAGGTGATGTTGACGCGCACCGGCCTGGGCAGCACGCTCGGCATTGTGGGCGGGCAACTGTTGGGCGGCTTGTTTACCGACCTGCTGGGCTGGCGCTGGGCCTTTGTCTTTATGACAGTGCTGTTCGCCATCGTGGGCACACTGCTGTGGCGCGACCTGCGCCGCCAGACCGCCGCGCAGCATTGCGAGATGAAATCACTCGTCGCCACGCCCAGCCAACCGGTGCAACGCGCCAACTTCATCAAACAGGCGCTGGAGATCATCACCGGCAAATGGTCACGCGTCGTGCTGCTCATGGCCATGGTGGAGGGCGCAGTCGGCTTCGGCGTTCTGGCCATCTGGGCATCCCACCTGCACCGCTCGCTGGGTTTGTCACTCTCCATCTCTGGCGCCATCGTCGCGCTCTTCGGCCTGGGCGGCATGTTCTACATGGCCGTTGGCCCCCACCTGATCCGCCGCTTCGGCCAACAAGGCCTGGTCATCATCGGCGGCGCCATCGTTGGCGTGAGCGCATTGGTGCTGGCCTACACCCCTCACTGGGGTCCCGCCATTCCCGCCAGCCTATTAGCAGGCTTCGGCTTCTTTGCCTTTCACAACACCATGCAGGCGAATGCCACGCAGATGACGCCGCATGCGCGGGGTACGGCGGTGTCCTTGTTCTCGTCGTTCCTGTTTTTGGGCCAGTCGCTGGGGGTGGTGCTGGCTGCCGGCTTGATTGACCGCATAGGGACTAGTGCGGTGGTGGCGCTCGGTGGGTTGGCGATTGCGGTGGAGGGGGTTTACTTTGCTTGGGCGTTGAGGCAAAGGGATGTCGTTGGTGGCGAAACCCAAAGGTGATATGGCAAAAGGGGACTCGCCCTTTGAGAAGGGTAGCCTTTA harbors:
- a CDS encoding TetR/AcrR family transcriptional regulator, with amino-acid sequence MSTPSPAKQNAGSTRERLLDAAATVFLAHGFTAASMDMVRQEAGVSNGSLYHHFPTKAQLADALYAHILRSFHAALLPPITGRAVPAEKGVKGLIRAYIQWVLQNPQSAQLLHALRRSGDISNGADGPNEAERDAVNAEAFGTLTTWIAQRVEAGEMRAMPFHVWMALVFSPALSLTQRWVSQPQPAVAPKVRAALEHGAWMAVAA
- a CDS encoding PLP-dependent aminotransferase family protein, translating into MQFADRLNNVETSAIRELFKLLGKPGIVSFAGGFPDPAMFDVEGIKEASNKALTEEPGGALQYGATEGYGPLREQLSAFMATKGAKDVAPDQLIVTTGSQQALDLLGKTMISPGDKVIVEGPTFLATIQCFRLYGAELISAPIDAHGVKTDELEKLIAQHKPKFVYLIPTFGNPSGALLSLERRKQVLEMAVKHNTLIVEDDPYGDLYFGEAPPPSLLALSATVPGSRELLAHCGSLSKVLSPGLRVGWMIAPAELLAKATMCKQFSDAHTSTFAQATAAQYLKAGRMPDTLKHVRKVYGERALAMGAALKRELGDAIAFTQPQGGLFFWASLTGANGKSKDAGDFAKKAIEQLVAFVPGAPFYAANPDLATLRLSFATADVAKIEEGVGRLGRAI
- a CDS encoding GNAT family N-acetyltransferase; this translates as MNDTNVETSLVERFSFRPLQMTDLPMLHEWVAQPHWTQWWGPAPTLAEVEAEYGPWIQDPTQVQPHIALLDGQPFGYIQSYVAMGSGDGWWEDETDPGVRGIDQSIADATQLGRGLGTAMVKAWVAKLFTDPQVTHIQTDPDPRNARAIRCYEKAGFRAVGEVQTPDGAALLMVCERASLS
- a CDS encoding MFS transporter, with product MTSAAAQSATHSSISPATRRSILLLSFGTFSSMCAQRICDAMLPELSRVFAVSIAQAAQVVSIFAITYGASQLFYGPLGDRLGKFRVVTFATFGCSVGSVLAVLSQSLDMLIFARLLMALGAAALIPLAMAWVGDNVPADELQVMLTRTGLGSTLGIVGGQLLGGLFTDLLGWRWAFVFMTVLFAIVGTLLWRDLRRQTAAQHCEMKSLVATPSQPVQRANFIKQALEIITGKWSRVVLLMAMVEGAVGFGVLAIWASHLHRSLGLSLSISGAIVALFGLGGMFYMAVGPHLIRRFGQQGLVIIGGAIVGVSALVLAYTPHWGPAIPASLLAGFGFFAFHNTMQANATQMTPHARGTAVSLFSSFLFLGQSLGVVLAAGLIDRIGTSAVVALGGLAIAVEGVYFAWALRQRDVVGGETQR